A DNA window from Bradyrhizobium barranii subsp. barranii contains the following coding sequences:
- a CDS encoding class I SAM-dependent methyltransferase gives MGILAGERKSAGSWCLGVIGQMANTVGSHFFPEIAAGGFSRVDGTIQFWQRVGALVGPDSVVLDFGAGRGAGQSEDSVAYRRSLRSLKGRVRELVGVDVDPAVTTNKALDRAFVITPDGELPIADHSIDVIVSDFVFEHLQDPARAARELDRVLKPGGWICARTPNRYGYIALANRMIPDRLHARIIQSAQDDRKGEDVFPAVYRLNTASAFKRHFPASRYDLYVIPWDAEPAYYFGSKLLYSLLLAVQHCTPAPFKTVLTAFMRKRPVP, from the coding sequence TTGGGAATCCTTGCGGGCGAGCGGAAATCGGCTGGCTCGTGGTGTCTTGGAGTGATTGGCCAAATGGCTAATACCGTCGGATCGCACTTTTTCCCGGAGATTGCGGCGGGTGGATTCTCTCGGGTCGATGGCACGATTCAGTTCTGGCAGCGGGTCGGGGCCTTGGTTGGACCGGATTCCGTCGTGCTGGACTTTGGCGCCGGACGAGGCGCCGGCCAGAGCGAGGATTCGGTTGCCTACCGGCGCAGTCTGCGGTCGTTGAAGGGACGGGTGCGCGAGCTCGTCGGGGTGGATGTCGACCCGGCTGTCACGACCAACAAGGCGCTGGATCGGGCGTTCGTGATCACACCCGATGGAGAGCTACCGATCGCCGATCACTCCATCGACGTGATCGTATCGGATTTCGTGTTCGAGCATCTCCAGGATCCTGCCAGAGCCGCCCGTGAACTCGACCGCGTGCTCAAGCCGGGCGGCTGGATCTGCGCGCGAACGCCCAACCGCTATGGATACATCGCACTCGCCAACCGGATGATCCCCGACCGGTTGCATGCCCGCATCATCCAGTCGGCCCAGGACGACCGCAAGGGCGAGGATGTCTTCCCGGCCGTCTATCGGCTGAACACTGCCAGCGCGTTCAAACGGCATTTTCCCGCCTCCCGATACGATCTGTATGTGATCCCGTGGGACGCGGAGCCGGCCTACTATTTCGGATCGAAGCTGCTCTATTCGCTGTTGCTAGCGGTTCAGCACTGCACGCCGGCTCCGTTCAAGACGGTGTTGACGGCGTTCATGCGCAAACGCCCCGTGCCGTGA